A stretch of the Pelmatolapia mariae isolate MD_Pm_ZW linkage group LG23, Pm_UMD_F_2, whole genome shotgun sequence genome encodes the following:
- the LOC134620007 gene encoding kinesin heavy chain-like: MADAAECGVRVMCRFRPLNEAEITRGDKYIPKFKEDDTVVITGKPYMFDRVLPPNTTQEQVYDQCAKQIVKDVLGGYNGTIFAYGQTSSGKTHTMEGKLHDPQLMGIIPRIARDIFDHIYSMDENLEFHIKVSYFEIYLDKIRDLLDVSKTNLSVHEDKNRVPYVKGCTERFVSSPEEVMDVIDEGKSNRHVAVTNMNEHSSRSHSIFLINIKQENVETEKKLSGKLYLVDLAGSEKVSKTGAEGAVLDEAKNINKSLSALGNVISALAEGTKTHVPYRDSKMTRILQDSLGGNCRTTIIICCSPSIYNEAETKSTLMFGQRAKTIKNTVSVNLELTAEEWKKKYEKEKEKNKNLKSIIQRLEAELNRWRNGENVPEEEQQSSKDQRSGEPYDNTPIIDNLLPAGGGVSVSGDERRKYEEDVRNLYKQLDDKDDEINQHSQLAEKLKEQMMDQEELLASTRRDYEKIQEELCRLQTENELAKEEVKEVLQALEELAVNYDQKSQEVEERNQANAQLTEKLQHKTALLSVLEREVSQLQELNGLQRKRAAEVLNLLLRDLSDIGAIIGTSDVKTAACSEMKGNGSALEEEFTVARLYISKMKSEVKSLVNRSKQLESAQADAHRKIQANEKELASCQLLISQHQAKIKSLTDYMQNMEQKKRQLEESQDALTEELAKLHAQEKMHEEKEKEDIGRAGGDDDIKKTLEEQLENHREAHQKQLSRLRDEIEDKQRMLDELRDLNQGLLLEQERLMSDYYKLQAEEQDKNAKLERLVLLNEQREQAREDLKGLEETVAKELQTLHNLRKLFVQDLTARVKKSAELDCEEGLSNIAQKQKISFLENNLEQLTKVHKQLVRDNADLRCELPKLEKRLRATAERVKALENALKEAKENAMRDRKRYQQEVDRIKEAVRAKNMARRGYSAQIAKPIRPGHHPLSSPICSSIRAGGVDIHNN, from the exons ATGGCAGACGCGGCGGAGTGTGGGGTGAGAGTGATGTGCCGCTTCAGGCCCCTGAACGAGGCCGAAATTACCCGAGGAGACAAATACATCCCCAAGTTCAAAGAGGACGACACCGTGGTCATAACG GGCAAACCGTACATGTTCGACCGTGTGCTGCCTCCCAACACGACGCAGGAGCAAGTGTACGACCAGTGTGCCAAACAGATAGTGAAAG ATGTGCTGGGCGGCTACAATGGGACCATCTTCGCCTATGGGCAGACGTCCTCCGGGAAGACCCACACCATGGAG GGCAAACTGCATGACCCGCAGCTGATGGGAATCATCCCTCGCATCGCCCGCGACATCTTTGACCACATCTACTCGATGGACGAGAACCTCGAGTTCCACATCAAG GtctcttattttgaaatctaCTTGGACAAGATCCGAGACCTGCTGGACG TGTCAAAGACGAACCTCTCCGTCCACGAAGACAAGAACAGAGTGCCCTATGTGAAG GGCTGCACTGAGCGTTTTGTGTCCAGTCCAGAGGAGGTGATGGACGTCATCGATGAGGGCAAATCCAATCGGCATGTGGCAGTGACCA ACATGAACGAGCACAGCTCTCGCAGCCACAGCATCTTCCTCATCAACATAAAGCAGGAAAACGTAGAGACGGAGAAGAAGCTGTCTGGGAAGCTCTACCTGGTCGACCTGGCTGGCAGCGAGAAG GTGAGCAAGACGGGAGCTGAGGGGGCGGTGCTGGACGAGGCAAAGAACATCAACAAATCCCTCTCAGCGCTGGGAAACGTCATCTCAGCTCTGGCTGAGGGCACC aaAACCCACGTGCCGTACAGAGACAGTAAGATGACTCGGATCCTGCAGGACTCTTTGGGAGGGAACTGTcgcaccaccatcatcatctgcTGCTCACCGTCCATCTACAACGAGGCCGAGACCAAGTCCACGCTCATGTTTGGACAGAG AGCGAAGACCATCAAGAACACAGTGTCTGTGAACCTGGAGCTGACGGCCGAGGAGTGGAAGAAGAAATacgagaaggagaaggagaagaacaAGAACCTGAAGAGCATCATCCAGAGGCTGGAGGCCGAACTCAACCGCTGGAGAAACG GGGAGAACGTTCCtgaggaggagcagcagagcTCTAAAGATCAGAGGAGCGGCGAGCCGTACGACAACACTCCCATCATCGACAACCTGCTGCCAGCCGGAGGAGGTGTCTCCGTCTCCGGTGACGAGAGGAGGAAATACGAGGAGGACGTAAGGAACCTGTACAAACAGCTGGATGACAAG GATGACGAAATTAACCAACACAGTCAGCTGGCAGAGAAACTCAAGGAGCAGATGATGGATCAAGAAGAG CTGCTGGCGTCAACACGACGCGACTATGAGAAGATCCAGGAGGAGCTGTGCCGGCTGCAGACGGAGAATGAGCTAGCCAAGGAGGAGGTGAAGGAGGTGCTTCAGGCCCTGGAGGAGCTGGCAGTTAACTACGACCAGAAGAGCCAAGAGGTGGAGGAGCGAAACCAAGCCAACGCGCAGCTGACCGAGAAGCTGCAGCACAAGACG GCGCTGCTGTCGGTGCTTGAGAGGGAGGTGAGTCAGCTGCAGGAGCTTAACGGCCTGCAGAGAAAGCGTGCTGCCGAGGTCCTCAACCTTCTTCTGAGAGACCTCAGTGACATCGGCGCCATCATCGGCACCAGCGATGTCAAGACGGCTGCG TGCTCAGAGATGAAGGGGAACGGCTCGGCGCTGGAGGAGGAGTTTACCGTCGCTCGCCTCTACATCAGCAAGATGAAGTCCGAGGTCAAGTCTTTGGTCAACCGCAGCAAGCAGCTGGAGAGCGCCCAGGCCGACGCCCACCGCAAGATCCAGGCCAACGAGAAGGAGCTGGCGTCCTGTCAGCTGCTCATCTCCCAG CATCAGGCCAAGATAAAGTCTCTGACCGACTACATGCAGAACATGGAGCAGAAGAAAAGGCAGCTGGAGGAGAGTCAGGACGCTCTCACCGAAGAGCTCGCCAAACTGCATGCTCAAG AGAAAATGCACGAGGAAAAGGAGAAGGAGGACATCGGCAGAGCGGGCGGAGACGATGACATCAAG AAAACGCTGGAGGAGCAGCTGGAGAACCACAGGGAGGCTCATCAGAAGCAGCTCAGCCGCCTGCGGGATGAGATCGAAGACAAACAGAGGATGCTGGACGAGCTCAGAGA TCTAAATCAGGGGCTGTTACTGGAGCAGGAGCGACTCATGTCGGATTACTACAAACTGCAGGCGGAGGAGCAGGACAAGAATGCAAAGCTGGAGAGGCTCGT GCTGCTGAATGAACAAAGGGAGCAGGCCCGAGAGGACCTGAAGGGTCTGGAGGAGACTGTG GCCAAAGAGCTGCAAACTCTGCACAACCTGCGCAAACTCTTCGTCCAGGACCTCACTGCACGGGTTAAGAAG AGTGCAGAGCTTGACTGTGAGGAGGGACTCAGCAACattgcacagaaacagaaaatctCATTCTTGGAGAACAATTTGGAGCAGCTGACTAAGGTCCACAAACAG CTGGTCCGGGACAACGCAGACCTTCGCTGCGAACTGCCCAAGCTGGAGAAGCGTCTGCGAGCCACGGCCGAGCGAGTCAAAGCGCTGGAGAACGCCTTGAAGGAGGCCAAGGAGAACGCCATGAGGGACCGCAAGCGCTACCAGCAGGAGGTGGACCGCATCAAAGAGGCTGTGCGGGCCAAGAACATGGCCAGGAGGGGATACTCTGCACAGATCG caaAGCCTATCCGGCCCGGACATCATCCACTGTCCTCCCCGATCTGCAGCTCCATCAGAGCCGGAGGTGTTGATATTCATAACAACTGA